The following coding sequences lie in one Arachis ipaensis cultivar K30076 chromosome B03, Araip1.1, whole genome shotgun sequence genomic window:
- the LOC107633049 gene encoding uncharacterized protein LOC107633049, with amino-acid sequence MIEKNKENTRTLNAQVGTMSAQMFSIAEILSRLTLPPTNNTNTNQASSPPSLHSQPIPNPRGSINAITLRSGTTLEEVEPKPIKLVEDVPNIEVGETIEIDEYEKEEEVAKEEEEQLRAKEPKRKNNSEEQIPIPLFDAIHQVPKYAKFLKDVCTHKEKTGGLRMNLLGNSVSSVIDDFPEKYSDPGPCLVFCMIGEIQLKDCMCDLGSCVSIMPLSIYEKLNLAPLRQSGARFVLTDKSIVSVVGIAENVLVRIQDIIFPVDFHILEIPSIDSDRPSSILLGRPFLKTSRFKLDAFSGDYSFEAKGKVVKFKLEETMRQPLEVHSIFGCDIAEDDVIEEHFGSDDEIIVNRNLGIRGLSKEKGKDPQLPHSQANKAPNHGSTNKWKHLPLKDILTKSNKKGKIDVLEDIPKR; translated from the coding sequence AtgatagagaaaaataaagagaatacTAGGACTCTTAATGCACAAGTTGGTACTATGAGTGCTCAAATGTTCTCCATAGCCGAGATTCTCTCAAGGTTGACCCTACCTCCTACCAACAATACCAACACCAACCAAGCCTCTAGCCCACCTAGCCTTCATTCTCAACCTATCCCAAACCCAAGGGGTAGCATCAATGCAATCACCTTGAGGAGTGGTACAACGCTTGAGGAAGTTGAACCCAAGCCCATCAAGTTAGTGGAGGATGTTCCTAATATAGAAGTTGGTGAAACAATAGAGATAGATGAATATgaaaaggaggaagaagttgcaaaggaagaagaagaacaattgAGGGCCAAGGAACCGAAGCGGAAGAACAACTCAGAGGAACAAATACCTATACCACTCTTTGATGCCATACATCAAGTTCCGAAATATGCTAAGTTCCTTAAGGATGTGTGCACTCATAAAGAGAAGACTGGTGGACTAAGGATGAATCTATTAGGTAATTCTGTTTCTTCTGTGATAGATGATTttcctgaaaaatatagtgatcccGGTCCTTGTTTGGTATTTTGTATGATTGGTGAGATTCAACTTAAGGATTGCATGTGCGACCTAGGGTCGTGTGTGAGCATTATGCCACTCTCGATTTATGAGAAGTTGAACCTTGCACCGTTGAGGCAATCCGGAGCTAGGTTTGTGCTTACAGACAAGAGTATAGTTTCAGTTGTGGGTATTGCTGAGAATGTATTGGTGAGAATTCAGGATATAATATTTCCGGTGGATTTTCATATCCTAGAGATACCTTCCATTGATTCGGATAGGCCATCCTCCATCTTACTTGggaggccattcttgaagacATCCCGGTTTAAATTAGATGCATTTTCGGGGGATTACTCATTTGAAGCCAAAGGGAAGGTGGTGAAGTTTAAATTGGAGGAAACCATGAGGCAACCTCTAGAGGTGCATTCAATTTTTGGTTGTGACATTGCTGAAGATGATGTAATTGAAGAACACTTTGGAAGTGATGATGAGATAATTGTCAATAGAAACTTGGGTATAAGAGGACTTAGCAAGGAAAAGGGAAAGGATCCACAACTTCCACATTCTCAAGCAAACAAGGCACCCAATCATGGTTCAACTAACAAGTGGAAGCATCTTCCCTTAAAGGACATTCTTACCAAGAGCAACAAGAAGGGAAAGATAGATGTCCTTGAGGATATTCCAAAAAGATGA